The Bacteroidota bacterium DNA segment TGCCCGCTGTTACCGGTGCCCGTGTGGCTGTCTGCTCGGGCAGCATCCACCTGCCCGAGCACTGGGCCACCCCGCTGCTGGGCTAGCTCTTGGGGCCGTGTAGCCGTGCATTCAGGTAGGCCAGTATCTGCGGCACAAGGCCCGGGCCTGCATATATGAAGCCCGTATATACCTGTATCAGGCTGGCACCGGCCTGTAGCCGCGCATGGGCCGTGGGGCCATCCAGTATGCCCCCTACGCCCACAAATGGAACTTGCTGCGGGGCCAGGTGCTCGGCTATCTGCTGGGCACGTGCACACAGGGGTGCCCCACTCAGGCCGCCCGCCCCCAGTGCCTCTACCTGGCTGGCAGCGGTGTGCAGGCCCGCGCGGGATAGGGTAGTGTTTCCGGCAATCAGGCCCGCAGTGCCGGTATCGCGTACTACTTCGCCGATCTCTTGTAGCTGCTCCTCGGTCAGGTCTGGCGCAATTTTTAGCAGAATGGGTTTGCCCAGCTTATTGAGTGCCTGCAGGCTGCCCAGTATCTGCACCAGGGCCTCCCTGCCCTGCAGCTGGCGCAGGCCCGGGGTGTTCGGGCTACTCACATTCACCACGAAATAATCGGCCAGGGCCTGCAGCCGGCTGAAACAGCGTACATAGTCCTGCACGGCCTCCTCATTGGGGGTATCCTTGTTCTTGCCGATGTTTGCCCCCACTATCAGCCCCTGGGGCCGCTGCTCCAGGCGCTTGGCCATGGCCTCCACGCCCTCATTGTTAAAGCCCATGCGGTTTAGCAGAGCCTGGTCCTTCGGTAGCCGGAACAGACGCGGCCTGGGGTTGCCTACCTGTGGCCTGGGGGTTACGGTACCCACCTCCACAAAGCCAAAGCCCAGGCGCTGCCAGAATGGCAGCAGGCGGGCGTCCTTGTCCAGGCCCGCCGCCAGCCCCAGGGGGTTGGGAAACGAAAGTCCGAAGGCCTGAGTGGCCAGCGCCGGGTACTGGCTGGCATCCTGGCCGGGTACCAGGCGGCCCAGTGGGCTGCCTGCCAGCCGCAGCGCCAGCAGGTGGGCGCGCTCTGCGTCCAGCCCGAAAAAAAACGGCTTTAGAAGGGATCTATACATCACATTGCTCAGGGTAGTGCCCAGGCCCATATCTCCACTTCACGGCGGGCCCGCATGGGCTTAGCCCACTCCTACGGGTCCTCGTGGTAGGGCGAATAGTTTATTTGGATTTTTCTGCCAGCAGTTCCTGGATCCGGGCCTCCAGCTGCTCGCCCCGCAGGCCTATGGCGGCTACCCTGCCCTGCCGGTCTAGCAGGAAGGTGTTGGGGATGGAGTTTACCTGGTAGGCGCGGGCGTGCTTGCTCTGCCAGAAGCCCAGGTCGCTCACATGGTAGGGCCATGTCAGCTTGTCTTGCTCAATGGCCTTTACCCAGTTGTCCTTTTCCTTGTCCAGGCTTACGCTGAAGATCTCGAAGCCCTGATCTTTCAGCCGACTGTACATGGCCACTACGCTGGGGTTTTCGCGGCGGCAGGGGCCGCACCAGCTGGCCCAGAAGTCTATGAGTACTACTTTCCCCTTCAGGTCGCTCAGCCGGTAGGTTTTGCCATTCGGGTTCACTTCTTCTATCTCCGGGGCCTGCCCACCTACGCGCACCATACCCGCTATGTAGGTCAGGTTCTTCTGCACATTGGCCGAGAAGTGTGTGTTTGGGTAGGCCTGCAGGTACTGCTTGCCCAGGCGGTAGTACAGCTCGGTAAAGTCGGGGCGCTGATCCTGTACATTTGGGTCTGCCGCGCCGTCCAGTGCTGCCAGCATAAACACCTCATGCGCCCGGCTTCCCGGCTTCAGGCTTTCCGCATAGGGTTGCAGGGCTTTTTCCACCTCGTCTATTGGCTGGCCGTAGCTGCCCATCAGGCTGCTTACATAGCTGCGTACACGCTGGTAGAACATGGGCATGTACCCCAGCTCTTCGGCCTGAAAGGGCACCCGCCGCAAAAATTCGGATTTGAAATAGGCGGTTTGGGCCTCTGGGTTGTTCTCCTCTCCAGCCTTGGCCTGGTAGGGGGCAAAGTAGTACAGCACTGCCAGGGTGCCCAGCAGGTCTTTCCGCTCAAGGTAGCCCTGGTGGTAGCGCACCTGCACCTGTGCCAGCGAGTCTAGCTTTGCCTTTGCGCCCTGCGCCCGGCTTGGGTCCTGCTGCGCCAGCTGCATGTACTGCTGTGCCAGCTGCTGCTGCTGCTGCTGCCACAGTTGGGTTTGGCGTACAAAGTCTTGGGCCGCCGTGTTTAGCGCATCGTCTTTGTACGTGGTGGCCCAGGTGCGGGCATCGGCAGTAAGCTCAATTTGGCCTTGTGTATCGATGAGCAGCAGGGTACCCTGTAGCTGGTTCTGGTCTGCCAGGGTGCCCAAAAAGTACCCACCCGCATGCGGTACGCTAGCCTGTAGGCTAAACCGGCCATCGGCCTGCATGGCAGCTGCACCCAGCGGCTCGTAGTAGCTGCCTATGGCCTGGTAGAGGAAGATACTGTCTTGGCTATAGTTCGTTATCTGGCCCTGTAGCTGCAGCCGGTGTGCCTTGGCCCCGTGTGCGCTGTGTGCTGCCTGGCTGCAGGCGGATAGAAACGCAAGTACAAGAAGGACAAGGGAGTGGAGGGGTAACATAAATGGAAGGTAGATGATGGGTTGGTATAATAAACGAAAACAGGCGGGGATACGGTGGGCAAGATAGCCTGGCTATACGGGCTGGTCTTCGGCCAGGGACTGTAGGATTAGTTCATTAATTACCTTGGGGTCTGCCTTGCCGCCGCTTGCCCGCATGATCTGGCCTACAAAGAAACCGAGCAGGCCCGTTTTGCCACTGCGATAGGCAGCTACCTTATCCGGGTTCTGTGTCAGCACTTCGGCTATCATAACCGTTAGTTGTGCCGTGTTGGTTTCCAGCAGCAGGTCCATCTCGGTGGCCAGGGCATCGGGCGCGGCGCTGGGCTGCTGCAGTAGGGCGGGCCACAGCTGGTCTTTGGCGGCACTGTGGCTTATTTTTCCGGCATCTATCAGGTGTATCAGCTGCCCCAGGGTTTCGGGGGAGAGGGGGAAGGCCTCCAGCTCGATGGCATATTCATTCAGGTAACTTTTTATCGGCCCGTTCATCCAGTTGGCTGCTGCCCGGGGGTTCTCGGTGTGCTGCAGCACAGCCTCGTAGTAGTCGCTGTAGGTCTTGCCCTCCGTCAGCAGGCCCGCGTCGAAGTCGCTTAGTCCCAGCTCCTGCGTATAGCGTGTGTACAGGGCCTCGGGCAGGCTGGGCAGCTGGGCGCGTAGCCGCTCCAGCAGGTCTGGGCCAATGTGCAGGGGCTGCAGG contains these protein-coding regions:
- a CDS encoding quinone-dependent dihydroorotate dehydrogenase, which encodes MYRSLLKPFFFGLDAERAHLLALRLAGSPLGRLVPGQDASQYPALATQAFGLSFPNPLGLAAGLDKDARLLPFWQRLGFGFVEVGTVTPRPQVGNPRPRLFRLPKDQALLNRMGFNNEGVEAMAKRLEQRPQGLIVGANIGKNKDTPNEEAVQDYVRCFSRLQALADYFVVNVSSPNTPGLRQLQGREALVQILGSLQALNKLGKPILLKIAPDLTEEQLQEIGEVVRDTGTAGLIAGNTTLSRAGLHTAASQVEALGAGGLSGAPLCARAQQIAEHLAPQQVPFVGVGGILDGPTAHARLQAGASLIQVYTGFIYAGPGLVPQILAYLNARLHGPKS
- a CDS encoding redoxin domain-containing protein, encoding MLPLHSLVLLVLAFLSACSQAAHSAHGAKAHRLQLQGQITNYSQDSIFLYQAIGSYYEPLGAAAMQADGRFSLQASVPHAGGYFLGTLADQNQLQGTLLLIDTQGQIELTADARTWATTYKDDALNTAAQDFVRQTQLWQQQQQQLAQQYMQLAQQDPSRAQGAKAKLDSLAQVQVRYHQGYLERKDLLGTLAVLYYFAPYQAKAGEENNPEAQTAYFKSEFLRRVPFQAEELGYMPMFYQRVRSYVSSLMGSYGQPIDEVEKALQPYAESLKPGSRAHEVFMLAALDGAADPNVQDQRPDFTELYYRLGKQYLQAYPNTHFSANVQKNLTYIAGMVRVGGQAPEIEEVNPNGKTYRLSDLKGKVVLIDFWASWCGPCRRENPSVVAMYSRLKDQGFEIFSVSLDKEKDNWVKAIEQDKLTWPYHVSDLGFWQSKHARAYQVNSIPNTFLLDRQGRVAAIGLRGEQLEARIQELLAEKSK